Proteins from a genomic interval of Colletotrichum higginsianum IMI 349063 chromosome 6, whole genome shotgun sequence:
- a CDS encoding cysteine desulfurase IscS yields the protein MASITSTAFKQAGRLCRHTTGPGITSRGISSLSRVTTAPAQRVSQQRRYVSETKRDNAQVNVETAIKLDKKDFIDVVPQSPDAPNVMVSPMAEVLKQVTTMEEGQRPIYLDMQATTPVDPRVLDAMLPFYTGIFGNPHSRTHAYGWESEEAVEKAREHIAKLIGADSKEIIFTSGATESNNMSIKGVARFFGRSGKKRHIVTSQTEHKCVLDSCRHLQDEGFEVTYLPVKNSGLIDMDELAAAIRPDTALVSIMSVNNEIGVIQPLEQIGKLCREKKTFFHTDAAQAVGKIPMDVNAMNIDLMSISSHKIYGPKGIGACYVRRRPRVRLDPIISGGGQERGLRSGTLAPPLVAGFGEACRIAYEEMEYDSKRIKALSDRLLNGLLSLEHTTQNGDPEHFYPGCVNVSFAYVEGESLLMALKDIALSSGSACTSASLEPSYVLRALGNSDESAHSSIRFGIGRFTTEQEIDYVLKAVKERVDFLRELSPLWELVQEGVDLNTIQWSQH from the exons ATGGCTAGCATCACATCCACCGCCTTCAAGCAGGCAGGTCGCCTCTGCCGACACACAACCGGGCCTGGGATCACCTCGCGAGGCATTTCCTCATTATCAAGGGTGACGACAGCCCCTGCGCAGAGGGTATCTCAGCAACGCAGATATGTTTCCGAGACGAAGCGTGATAATGCTCAAGTCAATGTTGAGACCGCCATCAAACTTGACAAGAAGGACttcatcgacgtcgtcccTCAATCGCCCGATGCGCCAAATGTCATGGTTAGCCCCATGGCTGAAGTGCTGAAGCAAGTCAcgacgatggaggagggCCAGCGACCCATCTATCTCGACATGCAAGCCACGACTCCTGTCGACCcccgcgtcctcgacgccatgCTACCATTCTACACTGGTATTTTTGGAAACCCGCACTCGAGAACACACGCCTATGGCTGGGAGAGTGAAGAGGCCGTTGAGAAAGCACGAGAGCATATTGCGAAGCTTATCGGTGCTGACTCCAAAGAAATTATCTtcaccagcggcgccaccgaGAGCAACAACATGAGCATTAAGGGTGTTGCGAGGTTCTTTGGCAGATCAGGCAAGAAGAGGCATATCGTCACGTCGCAGACTGAGCACAAGTGCGTTCTCGACAGCTGCAGACATCTTCAGGACGAAGGCTTTGAGGTCACATACCTTCCTGTCAAGAACTCTGGTTTGATCGACATGGACGAACTGGCTGCCGCCATCCGCCCGGATACCGCTCTCGTCAGCATCATGTCCGTCAACAACGAAATCGGCGTCATCCAGCCCCTGGAGCAGATCGGCAAACTCTGCCGAGAGAAGAAAACTTTCTTTCACACCGACGCAGCGCAAGCCGTCGGCAAGATACCAATGGACGTAAACGCTATGAACATTGACTTGATGTCTATCTCGTCCCACAAGATTTACGGTCCCAAGGGCATCGGAGCTTGCTacgtccgccgccggcctaGAGTTAGGCTCGACCCTATCATTAGTGGAGGTGGACAGGAGAGAGGGCTGCGCAGTGGTACTCTCGCCCCGCCACTGGTTGCTGGCTTCGGTGAGGCGTGCCGCATCGCGTATGAGGAGATGGAG TACGACTCGAAGCGCATCAAGGCGCTGTCTGACCGCCTCCTCAACGGTCTCCTCTCCCTGGAACACACAACTCAGAATGGTGATCCCGAGCATTTTTACCCTGGTTGTGTCAACGTTTCGTTCGCCTACGTTGAGGGCGAGTCCTTACTCATGGCTTTGAAGGACATTGCCTTGTCTTCCGGCAGTGCTTGCACTTCTGCCTCGTTAGAGCCCAGCTACGTCTTGCGTGCTTTGGGCAACAGCGACGAGAGCGCCCACAGCAGTATCAGATTCGGTATTGGGCGTTTCACGACCGAGCAGGAGATTGACTACGTGctcaaggccgtcaaggagagGGTTGACTTCCTACGTGAACTGAGTCCGCTCTGGGAATTGGTTCAGGAAGGTGTTGACCTCAACACAATCCAGTGGAGCCAGCATTAA
- a CDS encoding Mismatched base pair and cruciform dna recognition, whose translation MSASNDNTSTLKSYVDSATGAAQNFVGSLTGSTADQNKGEAKQDKGQVEHDASHATAKLPGFTATAQGVSKDDPDRASGSWNQTVGSAKETVGGLVGSENLKQQGREQNLEGQSQEAKGQLNDYTSGIGNRVQGTIGSAVAGLTGDKAGQEHYQGLHDTGKTQQRGAEHDIQKQAEAKQ comes from the exons ATGTCTGCCTCTAACGATAACACCTCCACCCTTAAGTCCTACGTTGACTCTGCCACCGGCGCTGCCCAAAACTTCGTTGGCTCCCTCACCGGCAGCACTGCCGACCAGAACAAGGGCGAGGCCAAGCAGGACAAGGGGCAGGTCGAGCACGATGCGTCCCACGCTACCGCCAAGCTTCCTGGATTCACTGCTACCGCCCAAGGTGTGAGCAAGGACGACCCTGATCGTGCCAGCGGTTCCTGGAACCAGACCGTCGGCTCTGCTAAGGAGACTGTTGGTGGTCTCGTTGGCTCCGAG AATCTCAAGCAGCAAGGTCGCGAGCAGAATCTTGAGGGTCAGTCGcaggaggccaagggccAGCTCAACGATTACACTTCTGGCATTGGCAACCGTGTTCAGGGAACCATCGGTAGCGCCGTCGCTGGCCTCACTGGTGACAAGGCTGGCCAGGAGCACTACCAGGGTCTGCACGACACGGGCAAGACGCAGCAGCGTGGTGCTGAGCACGACATTCAGAAGCAGGCTGAGGCCAAGCAGTAG
- a CDS encoding Carboxymuconolactone decarboxylase: MLGWSGLRRCATYRSGNRFIAEKLYKAVYSQHFTRLVTRTPILSPGVSSSSPLEIACHYRHSNGHLPSLAGARINGEPTPTKCRDSIQPDGREGERGKNACSARPIFGMWRRDLQPRAPPEYINIRYQESGPYTSTQTCIFKLISSHRDSYMPPLSRFLNLFKRIALLQPTTKPVASRRKMRIPYVPNPPPTSTPEEAAIVSRIQARRNPRPLQPLDLALLHAPPVADGWNSFLGAIRTQTTIPADLRELAISRVAVVNRAWYEWGHHAPLAVAAGVSADAMDAVKAESPLELDARPALYLNEKQWAVLVYTDEMTRNVRVKDETFEKLKALFSEREVVEITTTVACYNCVSRFLVALDVGERNSTGPDDVSLTGH, translated from the exons ATGCTTGGCTGGTCGGGCTTGCGGCGCTGTGCTACATATCGCAGTGGCAATCGGTTCATAGCCGAAAAGCTGTACAAAGCCGTCTACTCGCAGCATTTCACTAGACTTGTCACGCGAACTCCAATACTTTCCCCAGGCGTGTCATCCAGTTCTCCACTGGAAATCGCCTGCCATTACCGACATTCCAACGGACATCTTCCCAGCCTCGCCGGGGCCAGAATCAATGGCGAACCGACACCGACAAAGTGCCGGGACAGCATTCAACCGGATGGTAgagaaggggagagggggaagaacGCTTGCTCGGCCCGCCCGATTTTCGGGATGTGGAGACGGGATTTACAACCCCGCGCTCCTCCGGAATACATCAATATAAGATATCAAGAGTCAGGGCCTTACACATCAACTCAGACCTGCATCTTCAAGCTCATTTCCTCCCATAGAGATTCTTACATGCCCCCCCTTTCTAGGTTTCTGAACCTCTTCAAAAGGATAGCACTTCTTCAGCCAACGACAAAACCCGTCGCCTCCAGACGCAAAATGCGCATCCCTTACGTCCCCAACCCGCCACCGACCTCTAcccccgaggaggccgcTATCGTCTCCCGGATCCAGGCCCGTCGCAACCCGCGGCCATTGCAACCTCTAGACCTGGCCTTGCTCCACGCCCCGCCCGTTGCTGATGGCTGGAACTCCTTCCTTGGGGCTATTCGCACGCAGACCACCATCCCTGCCGACCTACGCGAGCTCGCCATCTCGCGCGTCGCCGTTGTCAACCGGGCCTGGTATGAGTGGGGTCACCACGCGCcgctggccgtcgccgccggtgtCTCGGCAGATGCCATGGACGCGGTCAAGGCCGAGTCGCCGCTAGAGCTCGACGCCCGACCGGCCCTGTATCTAAACGAGAAGCAGTGGGCCGTGCTGGTGTACACGGACGAAATGACGAGGAATGTCAGGGTCAAGGATGAGACCTTTGAAAAGCTGAAGGCCTTATTTAGCGAGCGGGAGGTTGTAGAAATTACAACGACG GTTGCATGCTACAACTGCGTGAGCCGGTTCTTGGTGGCCCTAGATG TTGGCGAGAGGAACAGTACTGGTCCCGACGATGTCTCACTTACTGGCCATTGA
- a CDS encoding FACT complex subunit SPT16: MAEIKIDSKAFHERVTRLAGAWKNDLRSKDGNIFHGASSIVVMMGKVEETPELHKNNAMHFWLLGYEFPTTMMLLTTDKIYILTTAKKAKHLEQLKNGRFPLEVLVRGKDAAENEKLFVKLAEVIKTSGNKVGTIAKDTSKGPFVEEWKKVFADQCKDVEEVDVSQALSQHAFSVKDETELRAMRTASKACVALMTPFFLEEMSDILDKEKKVKHSALADKVDKKLDDTKFWKTVELPNKTKLPQDLDPAQLDWVLGPLVQSGGKYDLKMNSESNDDILHPGTIVAAMGLRYKSYCSAIARTYLVDPNKSQESNYKLLFNIHNMILKEVRDGVVIKEVYNKALSMIKAKKPDLEKHFLKNVGWGVGLENRDPTLILNAKNSRALKDGMTLVITTGFSDIENPQPQDKNSKIYSLVITDTIRVTASEAVVFTGETPIDADSNSFFFKDEEEAQPTPKKEKKDSRVGAVATKNITSTRLRSERTTTVDDDADKRRREHQKELATKKQKEGLARFSESTSGQNGTEVKKFKRFDSYKRDNQFPPKVRDLQIVVDARNDTVVLPVMGRPVPFHINTIKNASKSDEGDWSFLRINFLSPGQGVGRKDDQPFEDASAHFVRSLTFRSTDGDRYQEIATQISNMKRDVNKKEQEKKELEDVVEQDKLVEIRNRRPAVLDNVFIRPAMEGKRVPGKVEIHQNGIRYQSPLSTQQRVDILFSNVRHLFFQPCQHELIVIIHIHLKDPIMVANKKKTKDVQFYREATDIQFDETGNRKRKYRYGDEDEFEQEQEERRRRAELDRLFQGFAQKMAEAGKNENLEVDVPIRDLGFHGVPFRSNVFIQPTTECLIQVVEPPFMVITLEDIEVAHLERVQFGLKNFDLVFVFKDFTRPPYHVNTIPVEFLDHVKEFLDSSDIAYSEGPLNLNWPTIMKTVTADTHQFFIDGGWSFLQADSDDEDAGSEEQESNFEIESDELEEASESSEEDSDFGSNVSDEEDDAEMSDEDEGEDWDELEAKAKKRDREDARGGVDEDEARGRKKRKH; this comes from the exons ATGGCGGAGATTAAAATCGACAGCAAGGCTTTCCACGAGCGCGTTACGCGCCTTGCGGGCGCCTGGAAGAACGACCTGCGATCCAAGGATGGCAACATCTTCCATGGCGCCTCGTCCATCGTTGTCATGATGGGCAAGGTGGAGGAGACACCCGAGCTGCACAAGAACAACGCCATGCAT TTTTGGCTTCTTGGCTACGAGTTTCCTACGACGATGATGTTGCTGACGACCGACAAAATATACATTCTGACGACTGCGAAGAAGG CGAAACATCTTGAGCAGCTGAAGAACGGTCGATTCCCGCTCGAGGTTCTCGTTCGAGGCAAGGACGCAGCCGAGAATGAGAAGCTGTTTGTCAAGCTTGCCGAAGTCATCAAAACTTCGGGC AACAAGGTTGGCACCATCGCCAAGGACACCTCCAAGGGCCCCTTCGTCGAGGAGTGGAAGAAGGTCTTCGCCGACCAGTGCAAGGATgtcgaagaggtcgacgTTTCCCAGGCACTTTCCCAACACGCCTTCTCTGTAAAGGACGAAACCGAGCTCCGAGCCATGCGAACTGCGTCCAAGGCCTGCGTCGCCTTGATGACCCCCTTTTTCCTCGAGGAAATGTCGGACATTCTTGATaaggagaagaaggtcaAGCACAGCGCATTGGCAGACAAAGTCGATAAGAAGCTCGATGACACCAAGTTCTGGAAGACGGTCGAGCTCCCCAACAAGACCAAGCTTCCTCAGGACCTCGACCCTGCACAGCTGGACTGGGTTCTGGGTCCGCTAGTGCAGAGCGGTGGCAAGTACGATCTGAAGATGAACTCAGAGAGTAACGACGATATTTTGCATCCCGGCACTATTGTTGCTGCTATGGGCCTGCGCTATAAGTCGTACTGCTCTGCCATCGCTCGTACCTACCTGGTGGATCCGAACAAGTCGCAAGAGAGCAACTACAAGCTTCTCTTCAATATCCACAATATGATCCTCAAGGAAGTTCGTGACGGTGTCGTCATCAAGGAGGTCTACAACAAGGCCCTGAGCATgatcaaggccaagaagcctGACCTGGAGAAACACTTCCTGAAGAACGTCGGCTGGGGCGTCGGCCTGGAGAATAGGGACCCGACCTTGATCCTCAACGCGAAGAACTCACGAGCACTGAAGGACGGAATGACTCTTGTCATCACGACCGGCTTTAGCGACATCGAGAACCCCCAACCCCAGGACAAGAACAGCAAGATCTACTCCTTGGTCATTACCGACACAATTCGTGTCACGGCAAGTGAGGCTGTTGTCTTTACCGGCGAGACTCCTATTGATGCGGATTCGAATTCCTTTTTCTtcaaggacgaggaagaggcccAGCCGACGccaaagaaggagaagaaggattCTCGAGTTGGCGCTGTTGCCACGAAAAATATCACTTCTACGAGGCTGAGATCTGAGCGAACCACAAccgtcgatgatgacgcGGACAAGAGGCGTCGCGAACATCAGAAGGAGTTGGCCACAAAGAAGCAGAAGGAAGGCCTCGCGCGTTTCTCCGAGTCTACCAGCGGGCAGAACGGCACCGAGGTGAAGAAGTTCAAGCGTTTCGACTCGTACAAACGTGACAACCAGTTCCCCCCCAAGGTCCGCGATCTGCAGATCGTTGTCGATGCGAGAAACGACACGGTCGTTTTGCCCGTCATGGGCCGGCCTGTTCCCTTCCATATCAACACGATCAAGAATGCGAGCAAGAGTGACGAGGGTGACTGGTCGTTCCTGCGAATCAACTTCCTGTCTCCTGGTCAGGGTGTAGGTCGGAAAGACGACCAGCCTTTTGAGGACGCTTCGGCTCATTTTGTCAGAAGCTTGACTTTCCGTTCCACAGATGGTGATCGCTACCAAGAAATTGCGACCCAGATCTCGAACATGAAGCGGGATGTGAACAAGAaggagcaggagaagaaAGAGCTGGAGGACGTTGTCGAGCAAGACAAGCTTGTCGAGATAAGAA ATCGTCGTCCCGCCGTGCTTGACAACGTCTTCATCCGCCCCGCGATGGAAGGCAAGCGGGTTCCTGGCAAAGTGGAAATTCACCAGAATGGTATCCGCTACCAATCCCCGTTGAGCACCCAGCAACGTGTCGACATTCTGTTCTCAAACGTCCGCCACCTCTTCTTCCAGCCATGCCAGCACGAGTTGATTGTCATTATTCATATCCATCTAAAAGATCCCATCATGGTTgccaacaagaagaagaccaaggatgTTCAATTCTACCGGGAGGCAACGGACATCCAATTCGATGAGACGGGCAACCGCAAGAGGAAGTACCGTTacggtgacgaggacgagtttgaacaggaacaggaggagcgccggcgccgcgccgaACTTGACCGCCTGTTTCAAGGCTTCGCCCAGAAaatggccgaggccggaaAGAACGAGAACCTCGAGGTGGACGTGCCTATAAGGGATCTCGGCTTCCACGGCGTGCCGTTCCGAAGCAACGTCTTTATCCAGCCTACTACCGAGTGCCTAATCCAAGTCGTCGAACCGCCGTTCATGGTCATCACCCTGGAGGACATCGAGGTTGCCCATTTGGAACGTGTCCAGTTCGGTCTCAAAAACTTTGATCTCGTATTCGTCTTCAAAGACTTTACACGGCCACCGTACCACGTCAACACCATTCCAGTTGAATTCTTGGATCACGTCAAGGAATTCCTGGACTCCTCCGACATTGCCTACTCCGAGGGTCCTCTCAACCTGAACTGGCCGACGATCATGAAGACGGTCACGGCCGATACCCATCAGTTCTTCATCGACGGAGGTTGGTCCTTCTTGCAAGCCGAttccgacgacgaggatgcggGATCTGAGGAACAGGAGAGCAACTTCGAGATTGAATCCGACGAACTCGAAGAGGCTTCGGAGTCGAGCGAAGAGGATTCTGACTTCGGCTCCAACGTTTccgacgaagaggatgacgccgagatgagcgacgaagacgagggcgaggactgGGATGAGCttgaggccaaggccaagaagcgtGACCGCGAGGATGCCCGCGGCGgtgtcgacgaagacgaggcccgCGGCCGCAAGAAGCGGAAGCACTAA